One genomic region from Vitis riparia cultivar Riparia Gloire de Montpellier isolate 1030 chromosome 17, EGFV_Vit.rip_1.0, whole genome shotgun sequence encodes:
- the LOC117903936 gene encoding OPA3-like protein: MVLPLVKLGTLALKTLSKPIASRLKQQAGLHPQFRQFIVNMAQANHRMTTTMQRRIYGHATDVEIRPLNEEKAVQAAVDLIGELFVFTVAGVAVIFEVQRSSRSEARKEEIRKQELEELRQRDENLAREVELLKHKLGEIEQLAKGRGLGGIFKLKPAQTEIEKSTAV; this comes from the exons ATGGTCCTCCCACTTGTAAAGCTCGGTACCCTCGCCTTGAAAACTCTCAGCAAACCCATCGCTTCTAGGCTCAAACAACAGGCTGGATTGCACCCTCAGTTCCGCCAATTCATCGTCAACATGGCTCAG GCAAACCATAGAATGACTACAACAATGCAAAGACGAATCTATGGTCATGCTACAGATGTTGAGATCCGTCCTCTAAATGAGGAGAAAGCTGTTCAAGCTGCAGTAGACCTTATAGGGGAATTATTCGTCTTTAcg GTTGCGGGAGTTGCTGTGATCTTTGAGGTGCAAAGAAGTTCTAGATCAGAAGCCAGAAAGGAGGAAATACGGAAGCAAGAACTGGAG GAACTGAGGCaaagagatgaaaatttagCAAGAGAAGTGGAGCTTCTTAAGCACAAACTTGGAGAAATAGAGCAGCTTGCCAAGGGGCGAGGGCTTGgtggtattttcaaattgaaacctGCTCAAACTGAAATTGAAAAGTCAACAGCAGTTTGA
- the LOC117903954 gene encoding trans-resveratrol di-O-methyltransferase-like, with translation MDLIHGEGGSELFQAQSHMYKHIFNYINSMALKCAVELGIPDIIHTHNHPISLPQLVSALHLPPTKTSYVNRLMRVLVHSGFFATAKVHENQEEEDEGYVLTPSSRLLLSKDNNNVPNLSAFVLAMLDPVLVTPWHFLGNWFRGNDLTAFDTAHGKSFWDYGSHDHKFFNLFNEAMASDSRMMSLVIKDCRPVFEGLGSLVDLGGGKGLIARIISEAFPQLKCTVFDLPHVVSNFPECGNLKYVGGDMFQSVPTADAILLKLVLHSLSDEECVKILKKCREAIPSKEEGGKVIVIDIVINEKKEEHDITEAKLLFDLLMMTVVTGRERNEKEWEKLFVEAGFSHYKINPIFGLRSLIEVFP, from the exons ATGGATCTCATTCATGGCGAGGGAGGAAGTGAGTTGTTTCAAGCTCAATCTCATATGTACAAGCATATTTTTAACTACATAAATTCCATGGCACTCAAGTGTGCAGTTGAGCTAGGCATACCTGACATAATCCACACCCATAACCATCCCATCAGTCTTCCCCAGTTGGTCTCCGCCCTTCATCTCCCCCCTACAAAAACCAGTTATGTGAACCGGCTCATGCGTGTGTTGGTGCATTCGGGCTTCTTTGCCACAGCAAAAGTTCAtgaaaatcaagaagaagaagatgaagggtATGTTCTCACACCTTCTTCTAGGCTACTCCTCAGCAAGGATAACAATAATGTTCCCAACTTGTCAGCCTTCGTTCTGGCAATGCTCGATCCAGTCTTGGTAACTCCTTGGCACTTCCTAGGAAACTGGTTCAGAGGGAATGACCTCACAGCATTCGATACTGCGCATGGGAAGAGTTTTTGGGACTATGGAAGCCATGACCATAAATTTTTCAACCTTTTCAATGAAGCAATGGCCAGTGATTCTCGAATGATGAGTTTGGTCATTAAAGATTGCAGACCAGTTTTTGAGGGGTTGGGTTCGTTGGTTGATCTAGGGGGCGGCAAGGGGCTTATTGCCAGGATCATTTCCGAGGCCTTTCCTCAATTGAAGTGTACAGTATTTGACCTCCCACATGTCGTTTCTAACTTTCCAGAGTGTGGGAACTTGAAGTATGTTGGAGGCGATATGTTTCAGTCTGTCCCTACTGCAGATGCCATCCTACTTAAG TTGGTTTTGCATTCTCTGAGTGATGAGGAATGCGTGAAGATACTGAAGAAATGCAGAGAAGCAATTCCAAGCAAAGAGGAGGGAGGAAAGGTTATTGTCATAGACATAGtgataaatgaaaagaaagaagaacatGATATAACTGAAGCGAAGCTCCTGTTTGACCTACTGATGATGACTGTGGTTACTGGAAgggaaagaaatgagaaagaatgGGAAAAGCTTTTCGTGGAGGCTGGTTTCAGCCATTACAAGATAAACCCCATATTCGGTTTAAGGTCCCTTATTGAGGTGTTCCCTTAG